CCGGCTCATACTCATAGATGGCACCGGATTTCGTTTCACCGTCGGTCTTTTCTTCAAAAACAGCCGGGATGATCTGCTGCGCGGTCGGGATCTGTGTGACCACAGACTGGAACCGGGCATAGAACAGAGTGCAGACATCAAACTCGCCCTTCTCGAACTTGAAGAGAAGAGGCCGTCCAACGCGAACTTCGGCATCGGAGAAATGAAGGGTCTTGAGATCCCGCATATCAATGACATCAATGATATCTTTGCCGAATTCACTCTTGAGTGCATCAAAGCCCTTTTTGCCGACGCACAAAATCTTGACTGTCTTGCCCGCAGCCTTCAGCCGACGGGCATGATCGCGCGCCAGACGCGCGATCGAAGAATTGAAGCCGCCACAAAGACCGCGCTCTGCCGTGCAGACCAACAGCAACTGGTTCTGATCAGAACCCGTTCCAGCCAACAGTTTCGGTGCAGAATCGTCACCGGCAAAGTTGGCCGCCACGTTGGCAAGCACCTCGTCCATGCGTTCGGCATAGGGACGGGCGTCCTCGGCCGCGCTCTGGGCACGGCGGAGCTTTGCCGCCGCAACCATCTGCATGGCCTTGGTGATCTTCTGTGTCGCCTTGACCGAGGCGATACGGTTCTTGAGGTCCTTAAGGCTTGGCATTCTTAGCCTCCGTTCCCCGTCAGTCTGGGTTTATACGAAATTTTTCGCAAAACCGTCGACCGCCGCCTTCAGTTTGGATTTCAGATCGTCATCGAGAGCTTTCTTCTCACGGATGCCATCCAGCACGTCCTTGTGCTCGTTGCGCATCACGGCAAGAAGACCCTCTTCAAACGCGTGGACCCGGCTCACGGGGATACCATCGAGATATCCGTTCACACCGGCATAGATCACGGCAACCTGCTCTTCCACTTTCAGCGGAGAGAACTGGGGCTGCTTGAGAAGCTCGGTAAGACGGGCACCACGGTTCAGCAGACGCTGGGTGGTGGCATCAAGGTCGGAGCCGAACTGCGCAAAAGCGGCCATTTCGCGATACTGTGCCAATTCACCCTTAATCGGGCCGGCAACCTGCTTCATGGCTTTGATCTGCGCCGAAGATCCCACGCGGGAAACCGACAGACCAACGTTCACAGCAGGGCGGACACCCTGATAGAATAGGTCGGTTTCAAGGAAGATCTGACCATCGGTAATGGAAATCACGTTGGTCGGAATGAACGCGGACACGTCGTTTGCCTGGGTTTCAATGACCGGCAGAGCCGTCATGGAGCCAAGACCGTTGTCCTCGTTCAGCTTCGCAGCGCGTTCCAGGAGACGGGAATGCAGATAGAAGACGTCACCGGGATAGGCTTCACGTCCGGGAGGACGACGAAGCAGCAGGGACATCTGGCGATAGGCAACGGCCTGCTTGGTCAAGTCATCATAGACCAAGAGCGAGTGCATGCCGTTATCGCGGAAATATTCACCCATGGCGCAACCGGCGAAGGGAGCCAGATACTGCATCGGAGCAGGATCGGATGCGGTTGCGGCAACAACGATGGAATAGTCCAGAGCGCCATTTTCCTCAAGGGTTTTCACGAACTGTGCAACGGTCGACCGTTTCTGGCCAACAGCAACATAGACGCAGTAGAGCTTTTCGCTTTCCGAACCGGTCTCGTTGATCGATTTCTGGTTCAGGATGGTGTCGAGCGCGATCGCGGTTTTACCGGTCTGGCGGTCACCAATGATCAGCTCGCGCTGACCGCGACCGATCGGGATCAAGGCATCCACGGCTTTGAGGCCGGTCTGCATTGGTTCATGAACCGATTTACGCGGAATGATGCCCGGCGCCTTCACGTCAACGCGACGACGTTCGGTAGCCTCAATCGGGCCTTTACCATCAATGGGGTTACCAAGCGGATCAACGACACGGCCCAGAAGACCTTTGCCGACAGGTACGTCAACGATAGCGCCAGTACGCTTTACGGTATCGCCTTCCTTGACGCCGCGGTCGTCGCCGAAAAGCACAGCACCGACGTTGTCCATTTCAAGGTTGAGCGCCATACCGCGCATCCCACCAGGGAATTCCACCATCTCACCAGCCTGAACATTGTCCAGACCGTAGATGCGGGCGATACCATCACCAACAGAGAGAACCTGACCAACTTCGGACACCTGAGCATCGGAGCCGAAGTTTTTGATCTGCTCTTTGAGGATTGCGGAAATTTCCGCGGCCCGAATATCCATCAGCCGACCTCTTTCAGTGCAATCTTGAGCGAGTTGAGTTTAGTGCGCACAGAGGAATCTACCATCTGCGAACCTACTTTTACGACAAGGCCACCCAGAATGTCTGCATCGACCTTGGCATCAATCGCAATATCCTTGCCCAATGCGTCTTTGAGGGACGCCCTGAGCGCCTCCATTTCGGCATCGTCCAGCGGGCGTGCGGAGGTCACTTCGGCCACCTGTTCGCCACGATGAAGAGAAAGGATTTTGCGGAAAGCTTTAATCATCCCCGGCAGCGTGAAAAGCCGGCGATTGGAAGCAACGACACGGACGAAATTACCAACGATGCCAGTGATTTCAGCCTTGTCGAGAATAGCGGAAACAGCAGCAAGCTGTTCTTCGGCGGTGAAAACCGGGCTTTTGACGAGCCGCATGAGGTCTTCACTTTCATTCATCATGGCTTCGATGCTGCCAAGCTGTGACTCGGTTGCATCAAGAGCATTTTCTTCCAAAGCGAGGTCGAACAATGCGCGCGCATAACGTTCGGCCACTCCTGAAACTTCTGAATTTTTATCCGTCACCTGGTCGCTCTCTGACATTAGGAGATTGCCCGCAATCGCAGCGTATTCCCAAAAGGAACCACCATCTTATAAGGGCGTCCGTATCATCCGCCTTCGGACCTGTCGATCCAAAGACCGCTGCTCGTCTAGCACATGCCTTTCGACTGCGCAACATTACCTTCAAGGCCATAAGTCGTAAATGGCCATTATAATGCGAAAGACGAATGAAGGAATCTGTTTTTATTAGACAAAAGACACGGGATCGACATCAATTTGGACCTTCAGAGACCCGCTTGTCTTGGGACATCTCGCCAGCCAGTTGCGCAACCAGGGCGAGAGGGCAAAGGCTCTCGGACAGGTCACCAGAAGACGGAATCGGTAGCGGCCACGAAGGACGGAAAGCGGCGCTTCAGCAGGTCCCAACACCTTCACTTCGTCGCTTCGGGGGACACATCGAACCATCTCCCGTCCATAGGACAGGGCCGCTTCCCGATGCTCCGATGACAGGATGACGGCAGCCAGTCTTCCGAAGGGGGGCATCATGGCCCGCTGGCGCTGTTCGAGCTCATATGTGTAAAACCCCTCACGGTCGCCAGCGGCAAGCGCCTGAATGACCGGATGGTCGGGTGCATAGGTCTGAAGAAAACCCCGGCCCTGCCCCTGATGCCGACCGGCGCGCCCGGTTACCTGCGCAAGGGTTTGAAAGACCTTCTCGCCAGCCCTCAGATCCCCATGGGCGAGCCCCAGATCCGCATCGATCACCCCAACAAGGGTCATGGCCGGGAAATTGTGCCCCTTGGCCACAAGTTGGGTGCCAATCACGATATCGGCCTTGCCGGAAGAAATCAGCTCCAGCTCGGCCTTGAGCTGTTGAACCCCATGGATGAGATCACTCGACAGAATGACAATATGGCGGTCCGGCCAGAGACTTGCAGCCTCCTCGGCAATCCGCTCGACCCCCGGACCGCAAGCGACGAGACTGTCCTCGTTGCCGCATTGCGGGCAGGCAGGCGGCACGGGTTCACAATGACCGCAATGATGGCAAACAAGCTGTTTGCGGAAGCGATGTTCTACCAGCCAGGTTGAACAGCTCGGACACTGGAACCGATGGCCACAGGTGCGGCATAAAGTCAGTGGAGCGTAGCCGCGCCGGTTGAGAAACAACAGGCTCTGCTCGTTCGCAGCGAGGGTTTCATTGACCGCCTCGACCAGCAGGGGCGACAGGAAATTGCCACGCTCGGGCGGATTGGCACGCATGTCGATGAGCTTGATATCAGGCATCGACTGACCGCCGAACCGATCCGGCAGACAGATATGCTCATACCGCCCCTGATCGGCATTGTTGCGGCTTTCAACCGATGGCGTCGCGCTCGCCAGCACCACCGGAAAGCCCGAAAGATGCCCTCGCACCACCGACATATCGCGGGCATTGTAGATCACGCGGTCTTCCTGCTTGTAGGCCCCGTCATGCTCCTCGTCGACAACGATCAGACCGAGGGCGCTGAACGGTAGCATCAGCGCCGACCGAGCCCCAACGACCACCTGCACCTCGCCGGTCAAGACACCGCGCCAGATCTGATTCTTGTAGCGCTGCGACTGACCCGAATGCCATTCGCCGGGCCGCGTGCCGAATCGGGCCTCGAAGCGATCCAGAAAGGCGCTTGTCAACGCAATCTCCGGCACCAGAATCAGCACCTGACGCCCCTGCCGGATGGCCTCGGCCACCGCTTCGAAATAGACCTCGGTCTTGCCCGAGCCGGTCACGCCATCAAGAAGAATGCCCGAAAATTCGCCTTTGGCCACCGCAGCCCGCAATTGCGCGGCCGCCGCCTCCTGCGCGTCCGACAGCATTGGTGGCGCATGGTCCGCATCCGGACGCTCCATCAGCTTGGGCGCCGGCAACAGGCAAGCCTCCAGCGTTCCTGTCTTCACGAGGCCATCGATCACCGAAGCCGAAACGCCGCATCGCTCCACGAGATCAGCCTTTGTCTCGGCGAGCCCGCCTTCCATTGCATCGATCACGCGAGCCCGCGCGCTTGTCATGCGATCGGGGGCTGGGCCGGTCATACGGAAGGCAGGGGTCGGGCGGGGCGGCAACAGCGCTTCCTCGCCCCTCAGGACCATGCGCAGCACCATTCCCCGCTGGGCAAGGGTGTAGCTCGCAATCCAGTCAACGAATCGCCTGAAGTCCTCCGAGAGAACCACGCCCTCATAGACATGTTCGACATCCTTCAGGCGGCTTTCATCTGTAAAACTGCTCTCATCGTCCCAGACCACGCCGATCACCGAGCGCGGGCCGAGCGGCATCCGGACGACCTGTCCCGGCTCCAGACGC
This region of uncultured Cohaesibacter sp. genomic DNA includes:
- a CDS encoding F0F1 ATP synthase subunit gamma, with the translated sequence MPSLKDLKNRIASVKATQKITKAMQMVAAAKLRRAQSAAEDARPYAERMDEVLANVAANFAGDDSAPKLLAGTGSDQNQLLLVCTAERGLCGGFNSSIARLARDHARRLKAAGKTVKILCVGKKGFDALKSEFGKDIIDVIDMRDLKTLHFSDAEVRVGRPLLFKFEKGEFDVCTLFYARFQSVVTQIPTAQQIIPAVFEEKTDGETKSGAIYEYEPGEEEILADLLPRNVSVQIFRALLENGASEQGARMSAMDNATRNAGDMISKLELSYNRQRQAQITGELIEIISGAEAL
- the atpA gene encoding F0F1 ATP synthase subunit alpha, with the translated sequence MDIRAAEISAILKEQIKNFGSDAQVSEVGQVLSVGDGIARIYGLDNVQAGEMVEFPGGMRGMALNLEMDNVGAVLFGDDRGVKEGDTVKRTGAIVDVPVGKGLLGRVVDPLGNPIDGKGPIEATERRRVDVKAPGIIPRKSVHEPMQTGLKAVDALIPIGRGQRELIIGDRQTGKTAIALDTILNQKSINETGSESEKLYCVYVAVGQKRSTVAQFVKTLEENGALDYSIVVAATASDPAPMQYLAPFAGCAMGEYFRDNGMHSLLVYDDLTKQAVAYRQMSLLLRRPPGREAYPGDVFYLHSRLLERAAKLNEDNGLGSMTALPVIETQANDVSAFIPTNVISITDGQIFLETDLFYQGVRPAVNVGLSVSRVGSSAQIKAMKQVAGPIKGELAQYREMAAFAQFGSDLDATTQRLLNRGARLTELLKQPQFSPLKVEEQVAVIYAGVNGYLDGIPVSRVHAFEEGLLAVMRNEHKDVLDGIREKKALDDDLKSKLKAAVDGFAKNFV
- a CDS encoding F0F1 ATP synthase subunit delta encodes the protein MTDKNSEVSGVAERYARALFDLALEENALDATESQLGSIEAMMNESEDLMRLVKSPVFTAEEQLAAVSAILDKAEITGIVGNFVRVVASNRRLFTLPGMIKAFRKILSLHRGEQVAEVTSARPLDDAEMEALRASLKDALGKDIAIDAKVDADILGGLVVKVGSQMVDSSVRTKLNSLKIALKEVG
- a CDS encoding primosomal protein N' — encoded protein: MSSFSQIVSVLVPVFVDGAYSYRVPGFFGSEDAAFGRLEPGQVVRMPLGPRSVIGVVWDDESSFTDESRLKDVEHVYEGVVLSEDFRRFVDWIASYTLAQRGMVLRMVLRGEEALLPPRPTPAFRMTGPAPDRMTSARARVIDAMEGGLAETKADLVERCGVSASVIDGLVKTGTLEACLLPAPKLMERPDADHAPPMLSDAQEAAAAQLRAAVAKGEFSGILLDGVTGSGKTEVYFEAVAEAIRQGRQVLILVPEIALTSAFLDRFEARFGTRPGEWHSGQSQRYKNQIWRGVLTGEVQVVVGARSALMLPFSALGLIVVDEEHDGAYKQEDRVIYNARDMSVVRGHLSGFPVVLASATPSVESRNNADQGRYEHICLPDRFGGQSMPDIKLIDMRANPPERGNFLSPLLVEAVNETLAANEQSLLFLNRRGYAPLTLCRTCGHRFQCPSCSTWLVEHRFRKQLVCHHCGHCEPVPPACPQCGNEDSLVACGPGVERIAEEAASLWPDRHIVILSSDLIHGVQQLKAELELISSGKADIVIGTQLVAKGHNFPAMTLVGVIDADLGLAHGDLRAGEKVFQTLAQVTGRAGRHQGQGRGFLQTYAPDHPVIQALAAGDREGFYTYELEQRQRAMMPPFGRLAAVILSSEHREAALSYGREMVRCVPRSDEVKVLGPAEAPLSVLRGRYRFRLLVTCPRAFALSPWLRNWLARCPKTSGSLKVQIDVDPVSFV